A window from Calliopsis andreniformis isolate RMS-2024a chromosome 7, iyCalAndr_principal, whole genome shotgun sequence encodes these proteins:
- the Ap-1mu gene encoding adaptor protein complex 1, mu subunit: MSTSAIYILDVKGKVLISRNYRGDIETGVIEKFMPLVMEREEEGNLTPIIQTPECTYAYIKYNNLYIVSTTKKNANISLVFVFLHKLVQVMQEYFKELEEESIRDNFVVIYELLDELIDFGYPQTTDSKILQEYITQEGHKLEIQPRIPMAVTNAVSWRSEGIKYRKNEVFLDVIESVNLLANANGNVLSSEIVGAIKMRVYLSGMPELRLGLNDKVLFESTGRGKSKSVELEDVKFHQCVRLSRFENDRTISFIPPDGEFELMSYRLNTHVKPLIWIESVIERHAHSRVEYMIKARSQFKRRSTANNVEIVIPVPNDADSPKFKTTIGSVKYSPEQSAITWFIKSFPGGKEYLMRAHFGLPSVVGEDVEGKPPIQVKFEIPYFTTSGIQVRYLKIIEKSGYQALPWVRYITQNGDYQLRTN, encoded by the coding sequence ATGTCGACTTCTGCGATATATATTTTAGATGTGAAAGGCAAGGTTTTGATCTCACGAAACTATCGTGGGGATATAGAGACGGGTGTCATAGAAAAGTTTATGCCTCTTGTAATGGAGCGTGAAGAAGAGGGCAACTTAACGCCAATAATTCAAACTCCTGAATGTACATatgcatatataaaatataataatctttaTATAGTCTCTACCACGAAAAAGAATGCAAATATATCGTTGGTATTTGTGTTCCTGCATAAACTGGTTCAAGTTATGCAAGAATATTTTAAAGAATTAGAGGAGGAGAGTATAAGAGACAACTTCGTTGTCATTTATGAGCTCTTAGATGAGTTAATAGATTTTGGCTACCCACAAACTACGGATAGTAAGATCTTACAAGAATATATCACTCAGGAGGGTCACAAACTTGAAATTCAACCTCGTAttcctatggctgtgactaatgCTGTATCTTGGCGATCAGAAGGTATAAAGTATCGCAAGAACGAAGTTTTCCTTGATGTAATAGAGTCTGTGAACCTTTTGGCGAATGCTAACGGGAATGTGTTGAGTTCTGAAATAGTGGGTGCCATTAAAATGAGAGTGTATTTGTCTGGAATGCCAGAGTTAAGACTTGGTCTCAATGATAAAGTTTTGTTCGAGTCCACAGGACGTGGAAAGTCTAAATCAGTAGAATTAGAAGATGTTAAATTTCATCAGTGTGTCAGATTGTCTCGATTTGAGAATGATAGAACGATCTCGTTTATCCCTCCTGATGGAGAATTTGAACTGATGTCATATAGACTGAACACACACGTCAAACCACTGATATGGATAGAATCTGTAATCGAAAGACATGCTCACAGTAGAGTAGAGTATATGATAAAAGCGAGATCGCAATTCAAACGGCGTTCAACAGCTAATAATGTAGAAatagttattcctgttccaAATGATGCAGATTCCCCTAAGTTTAAGACGACTATTGGCAGTGTGAAGTACTCTCCTGAACAGAGTGCTATAACTTGGTTCATTAAATCGTTTCCAGGAGGGAAGGAATATTTAATGAGGGCACATTTTGGTCTACCTTCTGTTGTTGGAGAAGATGTAGAGGGGAAACCACCAATTCAAGTCAAGTTTGAAATTCCCTATTTCACTACATCTGGTATCCAAGTGCGTTATCtaaaaattattgaaaaaagCGGATATCAAGCACTGCCCTGGGTTAGGTACATCACACAGAACGGGGACTATCAATTGAGAACAAATTAA